The following proteins are co-located in the Diaphorobacter sp. HDW4B genome:
- a CDS encoding mechanosensitive ion channel family protein yields MQTAIGLCGLSVLAYVLRFIARTILLKIVPRLAQNLPAGWLLTSLRERVLRRLSQVVPSLVFQVGVFAVPHLGKTLTNIIHNVAVACTVLAVGRVVMAVLDSIEEHNREAILQASQTRSIKSYVQLGQLLTMIVMGIIMIGALIDRSPLILLSGLGAMSAVLMLVFKDTILSFTAGVQLAGNDMLHVGDWLQMDQVGADGMVVDMALNTVKIRNWDNTITTIPTWRLMSESFKNWRGMSESGGRRIKRSILIDNATVRFLSDSEVQELSHIALLKPYLDSKTREIDHFNDDFAQKAPDMAHEVVNLRKLTNLGTFRAYVNAYLKAHPRLRQDMLMMARMMESTTNGTPLEIYAFTSTTALQEYEMIQGDIFDHLMAILPEFGLHAFQNPSGNDVKVGLRQNEVGVLSL; encoded by the coding sequence ATGCAGACCGCCATCGGCCTGTGCGGGCTTTCAGTGCTGGCCTATGTGCTGCGCTTCATCGCCCGCACCATTTTGTTGAAGATCGTGCCGCGTCTGGCGCAGAACCTGCCTGCGGGCTGGTTGCTGACCTCGCTGCGCGAGCGCGTGCTCCGGCGGCTGTCGCAGGTCGTGCCGTCGCTGGTGTTTCAGGTGGGCGTCTTCGCCGTGCCGCACCTGGGCAAGACGCTCACCAACATCATCCACAACGTGGCCGTGGCCTGCACCGTGCTGGCCGTGGGGCGCGTGGTGATGGCCGTGCTCGACTCCATCGAGGAGCACAACCGCGAGGCGATTCTGCAGGCCAGCCAGACGCGCTCGATCAAAAGCTATGTGCAGCTCGGCCAACTGCTCACCATGATCGTCATGGGCATCATCATGATCGGCGCGCTGATCGACCGCTCGCCGCTGATCCTGCTGTCCGGCCTGGGCGCGATGTCGGCGGTGCTGATGCTGGTGTTCAAGGACACGATTCTGTCGTTCACCGCCGGTGTGCAGCTTGCGGGCAACGACATGCTGCATGTGGGCGACTGGCTGCAGATGGACCAGGTCGGCGCGGACGGCATGGTCGTGGACATGGCGCTGAACACGGTGAAGATCCGCAACTGGGACAACACCATCACCACCATTCCCACCTGGCGGCTGATGAGCGAGAGCTTCAAGAACTGGCGCGGCATGTCCGAGTCGGGCGGTCGCCGCATCAAGCGCAGCATCCTGATCGACAACGCCACCGTGCGCTTTCTCTCGGATTCGGAAGTGCAGGAGCTTTCGCACATCGCGCTGCTCAAGCCCTATCTGGACAGCAAGACGCGCGAGATCGACCACTTCAACGACGACTTCGCCCAGAAGGCCCCCGACATGGCACACGAAGTGGTGAACCTGCGCAAGCTCACCAATCTGGGCACCTTCCGCGCCTACGTGAACGCTTATCTGAAAGCCCATCCGCGCCTGCGCCAGGACATGCTGATGATGGCCCGCATGATGGAGAGCACCACCAACGGCACGCCACTGGAGATCTACGCCTTCACCTCGACCACTGCGCTGCAGGAGTACGAGATGATCCAGGGCGACATCTTCGACCACCTGATGGCCATCCTGCCGGAGTTCGGCCTGCACGCGTTCCAGAACCCGTCGGGCAACGACGTGAAGGTGGGCCTGCGACAGAACGAGGTGGGAGTGCTATCGCTGTAA
- the leuS gene encoding leucine--tRNA ligase yields MQDKYNHSEVERAAQSHWTANDAYRVTEDAGKQKFYACSMLPYPSGKLHMGHVRNYTINDMLTRQLRMKGFNVLMPMGWDAFGLPAENAALKNKVPPAKWTYENIAYMKGQMQAMGLAIDWSREVATCDPDYYKWNQWLFLKMLETGVAYRKTQVVNWDPVDQTVLANEQVIDGRGWRTGALVEKREIPGYYLAITQYAQELLDHVQIGNPKATLTGWPDKVRLMQENWIGKSAGVRFAFTHDIKGTDGQLIQDGKMYVFTTRADTIMGVTFCAVAPEHPLATHAAATNPQLAAFIEECKKGGTTEAELAVKEKEGLPTGLTVTHPITGKQVDVWVGNYVLMSYGDGAVMGVPAHDERDFAFALKYQLPIQQVVAVEGETYDATQWHDWYGDKERGVTIHSGEFNGLSHKDAVAAVAKLLESKGLGELKTTWRLRDWGISRQRYWGTPIPIIHCEDCGAQPVPEKDLPVVLPQDLVPDGSGNPLVKSEAFHAGVVCPCCGKPARRETDTMDTFVDSSWYFMRYCDAKNREKMVADGAEYWMPMDQYIGGIEHAILHLLYARFWTKVMRDMGLVKIDEPFTKLLTQGMVLRGAFSQKAESGAKVYYWEKDVDVIKNENDVVIGGTLKADGSKLDYEMTTMSKSKNNGVDPQDLIEKYGADTARLYTMFTAPPELTLEWNEFAVEGSYRFLRRVYNFGAKLSAPEFDAARAKATGKNGVAGVTFSKEAKALRLEIHTVLKQVDYDYQRMQYNTVVSGAMKMINALEDFKALDSEGGREAAVECFGILVRALYPATPHLGHALWSELGYAKAQGDLLDTSWPQVDPQALVQDEIELMLQVNGKLRGSIVVAAGADKATIEAAALANEEYQKFAEGKAPKKIIVVPGRLVNVVV; encoded by the coding sequence ATGCAAGACAAGTACAACCACTCCGAAGTGGAGCGCGCAGCGCAAAGCCACTGGACCGCCAACGATGCCTATCGCGTGACCGAAGACGCGGGCAAGCAGAAGTTCTACGCCTGCTCCATGCTGCCGTACCCCAGCGGCAAGCTGCACATGGGCCACGTGCGCAACTACACCATCAACGACATGCTCACGCGCCAGTTGCGCATGAAGGGCTTCAACGTCTTGATGCCGATGGGCTGGGACGCCTTCGGTCTGCCCGCTGAAAACGCCGCCTTGAAGAACAAGGTGCCGCCTGCCAAGTGGACCTACGAAAACATCGCCTACATGAAGGGCCAGATGCAGGCCATGGGTCTGGCCATCGACTGGAGCCGCGAAGTCGCCACCTGCGATCCGGACTACTACAAGTGGAACCAGTGGCTGTTCCTCAAGATGCTGGAAACCGGCGTCGCCTACCGCAAGACCCAGGTCGTGAACTGGGACCCGGTGGACCAGACCGTGCTCGCCAACGAACAGGTGATCGACGGCCGTGGCTGGCGTACCGGCGCGCTGGTGGAAAAGCGCGAGATTCCCGGCTACTACCTCGCCATCACCCAATACGCGCAAGAGCTGCTCGACCACGTGCAGATCGGCAACCCCAAGGCCACGCTGACCGGCTGGCCCGACAAGGTGCGCCTGATGCAGGAAAACTGGATCGGCAAGTCCGCAGGCGTGCGCTTTGCGTTCACGCACGACATCAAGGGTACTGACGGCCAGCTCATTCAAGACGGCAAGATGTACGTCTTCACCACGCGCGCCGACACCATCATGGGCGTGACCTTCTGCGCCGTGGCACCTGAGCATCCGCTCGCCACGCACGCCGCGGCCACCAACCCCCAACTCGCAGCCTTCATCGAAGAATGCAAGAAGGGCGGCACGACCGAGGCCGAACTTGCCGTCAAGGAAAAAGAAGGTCTGCCCACGGGCCTGACCGTCACGCACCCCATCACCGGCAAGCAGGTCGATGTGTGGGTGGGCAATTACGTGCTCATGAGCTACGGCGACGGTGCCGTGATGGGCGTGCCCGCGCATGACGAGCGCGACTTCGCGTTTGCGCTCAAGTACCAACTGCCGATCCAGCAAGTGGTGGCCGTCGAAGGCGAAACCTACGACGCCACACAATGGCACGACTGGTATGGCGACAAGGAACGCGGCGTCACCATCCACTCTGGCGAGTTCAACGGCCTGAGCCACAAGGACGCGGTCGCTGCAGTTGCCAAGCTGCTCGAATCCAAGGGCCTTGGCGAACTCAAGACCACATGGCGTCTGCGCGACTGGGGTATCAGCCGCCAGCGCTACTGGGGCACGCCGATCCCGATCATCCACTGCGAAGACTGCGGCGCACAGCCAGTGCCTGAAAAAGACTTGCCCGTGGTGCTGCCGCAAGACCTCGTGCCCGATGGCTCCGGCAACCCGCTCGTCAAGAGCGAAGCCTTCCACGCTGGCGTGGTCTGCCCCTGCTGCGGCAAGCCCGCTCGCCGCGAGACCGACACGATGGACACCTTCGTGGACAGCTCGTGGTACTTCATGCGCTATTGCGACGCGAAGAACCGCGAGAAGATGGTGGCCGACGGCGCTGAATACTGGATGCCGATGGACCAGTACATCGGCGGTATCGAACACGCGATTCTTCACCTGCTGTACGCCCGTTTCTGGACCAAGGTGATGCGCGACATGGGCCTCGTGAAGATCGACGAGCCCTTCACCAAGCTGCTCACGCAGGGCATGGTGCTGCGCGGCGCGTTCTCGCAGAAGGCCGAGAGCGGCGCAAAGGTCTACTACTGGGAAAAGGACGTCGACGTCATCAAGAATGAGAACGACGTGGTGATCGGTGGCACGCTGAAGGCCGACGGCTCGAAGCTCGACTACGAGATGACCACCATGTCCAAGTCGAAGAACAACGGTGTTGATCCGCAGGACCTGATCGAGAAGTACGGCGCGGACACCGCACGTCTGTACACCATGTTCACCGCGCCACCGGAACTCACGCTGGAGTGGAACGAGTTCGCCGTCGAAGGCAGCTACCGTTTCCTGCGCCGCGTGTACAACTTCGGTGCCAAGTTGTCGGCTCCCGAGTTTGACGCTGCACGCGCCAAGGCCACAGGCAAGAACGGCGTGGCGGGTGTCACGTTCAGCAAGGAAGCCAAGGCGCTGCGTCTGGAAATTCACACCGTGCTCAAGCAGGTGGATTACGACTACCAGCGCATGCAGTACAACACTGTGGTCTCCGGCGCGATGAAGATGATCAACGCGCTCGAAGACTTCAAGGCGCTTGATTCCGAAGGCGGCCGCGAAGCCGCAGTCGAATGCTTCGGCATTCTGGTGCGCGCGCTGTACCCCGCAACGCCTCACCTCGGCCACGCGCTGTGGAGCGAGCTGGGTTATGCCAAGGCACAGGGCGATCTGCTCGACACGTCATGGCCCCAAGTCGATCCGCAAGCACTGGTGCAGGACGAGATCGAACTCATGCTGCAAGTGAACGGCAAGCTGCGCGGCTCCATCGTCGTGGCGGCTGGTGCCGACAAGGCTACGATCGAAGCGGCAGCGCTTGCGAACGAGGAATACCAGAAGTTCGCCGAAGGCAAGGCCCCGAAGAAGATCATCGTGGTGCCGGGTCGTCTGGTCAACGTGGTCGTTTGA
- the lptE gene encoding LPS assembly lipoprotein LptE: MQKRTVLTMLAAMPILSACGFRLRGAPDFQFKSIFVKAPPSSQLARELVRNLKGAGGNVTVITDVADIAQAEVVCNILSENRDRIVVGLNASGQVRELQLRLRMHFSLTGPNGEEYVPNTELLQQRDVSYNESIALSKEGEEAMLFKNMQTDLVQQLMRRLAKVKLIPVS, from the coding sequence ATGCAAAAACGTACCGTTCTCACCATGCTCGCTGCCATGCCGATTCTCTCGGCATGTGGCTTTCGCCTGCGCGGCGCGCCTGATTTCCAGTTCAAGTCGATCTTCGTGAAGGCACCGCCCAGCTCGCAGCTCGCCCGCGAACTGGTGCGCAACCTCAAGGGCGCTGGCGGCAACGTCACGGTGATCACCGACGTGGCCGACATCGCGCAGGCCGAAGTGGTCTGCAACATCCTCTCCGAAAACCGCGACCGCATCGTCGTCGGTCTGAACGCCTCCGGTCAGGTCCGCGAGTTGCAACTGCGCCTGCGCATGCACTTCTCGCTGACCGGCCCGAACGGCGAGGAATACGTGCCGAACACCGAGTTGCTGCAACAGCGCGACGTGAGCTACAACGAATCCATCGCGCTGTCGAAAGAGGGCGAAGAGGCCATGCTGTTCAAGAACATGCAGACCGATCTGGTCCAGCAGCTCATGCGCCGCCTCGCCAAGGTCAAGCTCATTCCGGTAAGTTGA
- the holA gene encoding DNA polymerase III subunit delta: protein MQVALNQLSAHLQKGVKPLYVLHGDEPLLQQEAMDAIRAVARESGYTERNSFTAQGAHFDWSGVLAAGGSLSLFADKQVIEIRIPSGKPGKDGGAALQQIAQDAAGSDSTLTVVMLPRLDKATKTGAWFSALDSAGISIQIDPVERGALPQWIAQRLANQGQRVVPGEEGQRTLTFFADRVEGNLLAAHQEIQKLALLYPQGELTWSQVEQAVLNVARYDVFKLSEAVLSGNVARMQRMMDGLQAEGEAEVLVHWALAEDIRSLKRVKDAMNAGKPLPMALRENRVWGPKERLFERVLPSVGDAALSRLLQSAHIVDGIVKGLKQPDWPQDGWLALQRLALQLCKTCGAR from the coding sequence ATGCAAGTCGCTTTGAACCAGCTGTCTGCACACCTGCAAAAAGGCGTCAAACCGCTCTACGTGCTGCATGGCGACGAGCCACTGCTGCAGCAGGAAGCCATGGATGCCATCCGCGCCGTGGCGCGTGAATCGGGCTACACCGAACGCAACAGCTTCACTGCGCAGGGCGCGCATTTCGACTGGAGCGGCGTGCTCGCGGCGGGTGGCTCGCTCTCGCTGTTTGCCGACAAGCAGGTCATCGAAATCCGCATCCCCAGCGGCAAGCCCGGCAAGGACGGCGGCGCGGCCCTGCAGCAGATCGCGCAGGACGCCGCAGGCAGCGACAGCACCCTCACCGTCGTGATGCTGCCGCGCCTGGACAAGGCCACCAAGACCGGCGCATGGTTCAGTGCGCTGGACTCCGCAGGCATCAGCATCCAGATCGACCCCGTCGAACGCGGCGCACTGCCGCAGTGGATTGCACAGCGCCTCGCCAACCAAGGTCAGCGCGTCGTGCCCGGCGAAGAAGGCCAGCGCACGCTCACCTTCTTTGCCGACCGCGTGGAAGGCAACCTGCTCGCCGCACACCAGGAAATCCAGAAACTCGCGCTGCTTTATCCGCAAGGCGAACTCACCTGGTCGCAGGTCGAGCAAGCCGTGCTCAACGTCGCACGCTACGACGTCTTCAAACTCTCCGAAGCCGTGCTCAGCGGCAACGTCGCCCGCATGCAGCGCATGATGGACGGCCTGCAAGCCGAAGGTGAAGCTGAAGTGCTGGTGCACTGGGCACTGGCCGAAGACATCCGCTCCTTGAAGCGTGTGAAAGACGCCATGAACGCAGGCAAACCCCTGCCCATGGCCCTGCGCGAAAACCGCGTCTGGGGACCGAAGGAACGCCTGTTCGAACGCGTGCTGCCCAGCGTCGGCGACGCCGCCCTGTCACGGCTGCTGCAATCCGCCCACATCGTGGACGGCATCGTCAAAGGTTTGAAGCAACCCGACTGGCCGCAGGATGGCTGGCTGGCGCTGCAGCGGTTGGCGTTGCAGTTGTGCAAGACGTGTGGGGCGCGTTAG
- a CDS encoding acyl-CoA dehydrogenase family protein, which yields MLPSLLRQPWMDDDIEAFREQVRRYIAGELTPHLPAWREQGYIPREEWAKFGEMGFLLPEIPEEFGGAGVNMAYQLVVQDEFTKAEIPAITAVHSIATHYILDYGTPEQKQRWLPKLVSGEMLAGIAMSEPGCGSDLQAIRTKATLDGGDYVINGAKTFITNGFTANLLVVALRTGEAGSRGISLIVLETENLKGFSVGKRLEKLGQHASDTAELAFEDVRVSADNLLGGTEGRGFKQLMSQLPYERMLIAVPAVAAIERAVELTVKYTKQRKAFGQTLYELQNTRFKLAECATTAHIARSFVNDCVQRLLNGQLDDGAAYMAKWWCTEQQCKVIDECLQLFGGYGYVMEYPIARMYADARVQKIYGGANEIMKELVARELGK from the coding sequence ATGCTGCCCTCACTGCTGCGCCAACCCTGGATGGATGACGACATCGAAGCCTTTCGCGAGCAAGTGCGCCGCTACATCGCGGGCGAACTCACGCCGCACCTGCCCGCATGGCGCGAGCAAGGCTACATCCCCCGCGAGGAATGGGCCAAGTTTGGCGAGATGGGTTTTCTGCTGCCGGAAATCCCCGAAGAATTCGGCGGCGCGGGCGTGAACATGGCCTACCAACTCGTCGTGCAGGACGAGTTCACCAAGGCCGAGATTCCCGCCATCACTGCTGTGCACAGCATCGCCACGCACTACATCCTCGACTACGGCACACCCGAACAAAAGCAGCGCTGGCTGCCCAAGCTCGTGAGCGGCGAAATGCTCGCAGGCATCGCCATGAGCGAGCCCGGCTGCGGCTCCGACCTGCAAGCCATCCGCACCAAAGCCACCCTCGATGGTGGCGACTACGTCATCAACGGTGCCAAGACCTTCATCACCAACGGCTTCACAGCCAACCTGCTGGTGGTGGCCCTGCGCACCGGCGAAGCGGGTAGCCGAGGCATCTCGCTGATCGTGCTGGAGACCGAGAACCTCAAGGGATTCAGCGTGGGCAAGCGTTTGGAAAAGCTCGGCCAACACGCCTCCGACACCGCAGAACTCGCGTTTGAAGACGTGCGCGTTTCCGCAGACAACCTGCTCGGCGGCACCGAAGGCCGCGGCTTCAAGCAACTCATGAGCCAACTGCCCTACGAACGCATGCTGATCGCCGTGCCCGCCGTGGCCGCCATCGAGCGCGCCGTGGAACTGACGGTGAAGTACACCAAGCAGCGCAAGGCCTTCGGCCAAACACTCTACGAGTTGCAGAACACCCGCTTCAAACTGGCCGAATGCGCCACCACCGCCCACATCGCCCGCAGCTTCGTGAACGACTGCGTGCAGCGCCTGCTCAACGGCCAACTCGACGACGGCGCCGCCTACATGGCCAAGTGGTGGTGCACGGAACAGCAATGCAAGGTGATCGACGAATGCCTGCAACTGTTTGGCGGCTACGGCTACGTGATGGAATACCCGATCGCGCGCATGTACGCCGACGCGCGTGTGCAGAAGATTTATGGCGGAGCCAATGAGATCATGAAGGAGCTGGTGGCGCGGGAGTTGGGGAAGTAG
- a CDS encoding SDR family NAD(P)-dependent oxidoreductase, producing the protein MNRKLEGKVALVTGSGRGIGRAIALKLASEGAKLVINDLDEAPALETVQAIRDAGGEAVACAGSVTAPDFAERFIGTAMQAFNSIDIIINNAGYTWDSVIQKMTDEQWYAILDCHLTAPFRILRAAQPAIRNLSKTELEAGVRNVRKVVNISSVAGLFGNAGQTNYSTAKAGIVGMTQTLAKEWGRMNVTVNCVAFGLISTRLTAGAAGSSTANIDGREIKVGVNPDLLEAMERTIPLGRAGTPEEAANAVYLLCIPESDYVSGQTLLCSGGLTGV; encoded by the coding sequence ATGAATCGCAAATTGGAAGGCAAGGTGGCTCTGGTCACCGGTTCGGGCCGTGGCATTGGTCGCGCCATTGCACTCAAGCTCGCAAGCGAAGGTGCCAAGCTGGTCATCAACGATCTGGATGAAGCCCCGGCGCTCGAAACCGTGCAAGCCATCCGCGACGCGGGCGGCGAGGCGGTGGCCTGCGCGGGCAGCGTCACCGCACCCGATTTTGCCGAGCGCTTCATCGGCACGGCGATGCAGGCGTTCAACAGCATCGACATCATCATCAACAACGCGGGCTACACGTGGGACAGCGTGATCCAGAAGATGACCGACGAGCAGTGGTACGCCATTCTCGACTGCCATCTCACGGCACCATTCCGCATCCTGCGTGCCGCGCAACCGGCCATCCGCAACCTCTCCAAAACCGAGTTGGAAGCGGGCGTACGCAACGTGCGCAAGGTGGTCAACATCTCGTCCGTCGCGGGTCTCTTCGGCAACGCGGGGCAGACCAACTATTCCACCGCCAAGGCAGGCATCGTCGGCATGACGCAGACCCTTGCCAAGGAATGGGGGCGCATGAACGTCACCGTGAACTGCGTGGCGTTTGGTTTGATTTCCACACGTCTCACGGCGGGAGCAGCGGGATCATCGACCGCCAACATTGATGGCCGCGAGATCAAGGTGGGCGTCAACCCCGATCTGCTCGAAGCCATGGAGCGCACCATTCCGCTGGGCCGCGCAGGCACGCCGGAAGAAGCCGCCAACGCCGTGTATCTGCTGTGCATTCCCGAGTCGGACTACGTGAGCGGCCAGACGCTGCTGTGCTCCGGCGGCCTGACCGGCGTGTAA
- a CDS encoding MaoC family dehydratase, with protein MKTLPHYDALQIGDKLPALDIPAVNRHMLALFAGASGDHHPIHIDTDYARKAGMPDVFAHGMLGMAWLARLLISWAPQAQLRKFDARFQGITHLGNAIQCRGEVLEKLTVNNERCVRIALHSVNQFGQSKITGEALIALP; from the coding sequence ATGAAAACGCTCCCCCACTACGACGCGCTGCAGATTGGCGACAAGCTGCCTGCGCTCGACATCCCTGCCGTCAACCGCCACATGCTCGCGCTGTTCGCCGGTGCCTCGGGTGACCACCACCCCATCCACATCGACACCGACTACGCCCGCAAGGCCGGCATGCCTGACGTGTTTGCGCACGGCATGCTGGGAATGGCCTGGCTGGCAAGGCTGCTCATCAGCTGGGCACCACAAGCGCAGTTGCGCAAGTTCGATGCGCGCTTTCAGGGCATCACGCATCTGGGCAACGCCATTCAGTGCCGTGGCGAGGTACTGGAAAAACTCACTGTGAACAACGAACGCTGCGTGCGCATTGCGCTGCACAGCGTCAATCAATTCGGGCAAAGCAAGATCACGGGCGAAGCCCTCATCGCGCTGCCCTGA
- a CDS encoding MaoC family dehydratase N-terminal domain-containing protein has product MIDRKWIGHDFGSSELTIERGRLRFFAKATGETNPLYSDVDAARAAGYADLPVPPTFLFAVELDSGAMFGRLDTMQVPHAKVLHAEQGFEYFAPIVAGDTVTAHSRVHDIHDKKNGALEFIDIHTRVTNQRGEHVANLRSLTVVRNA; this is encoded by the coding sequence ATGATCGACAGAAAATGGATCGGGCATGACTTCGGCAGCTCGGAGTTGACCATCGAGCGCGGACGTCTGCGCTTCTTCGCCAAGGCCACCGGCGAGACCAATCCGCTCTACAGCGATGTGGATGCAGCCCGCGCCGCAGGTTATGCCGACCTGCCCGTGCCGCCCACTTTTCTGTTCGCGGTGGAGCTGGATTCCGGCGCCATGTTCGGACGCCTCGACACCATGCAAGTGCCGCACGCCAAGGTGCTGCACGCGGAGCAGGGCTTCGAGTATTTCGCGCCCATCGTGGCGGGCGACACCGTCACCGCGCACTCACGGGTGCACGACATCCACGACAAGAAGAATGGTGCGCTCGAATTCATCGACATCCACACCCGCGTGACCAACCAGCGCGGCGAGCATGTGGCCAATCTGCGCTCGCTCACCGTGGTTCGCAACGCCTGA